A portion of the Sabethes cyaneus chromosome 3, idSabCyanKW18_F2, whole genome shotgun sequence genome contains these proteins:
- the LOC128741552 gene encoding DNA excision repair protein ERCC-5, which translates to MGVTGLWKLVEQSGKPVPLETLENKVLAVDISIWLHQVIKGFQDSKGSSLPNAHVLGLFHRLCKLMYYRVKPVFVFDGGVPILKKQTIIKRNQSKSKFHNEADRIQQLLLETLAKEKVVQQALGSATSLLVSPTKKVGNSSKEQGEPDEMFKLPPLKDDSPFKSSDEAQTNLDDSTSSWDEKTSKNYYHLNLNAIDVTSVHFKNLPADVRHDILTDIKETRKESSWGRLHELPVESNDFSSFQMKRLLKRRTVQVELEEAEKEMGGKCLSLAELEALLSEEGVDTCSDRAAQKIASDENTRFLLVRDVQKAIEKAKAREEEDKNAPKPAKLAKVEDKKSDVLEILDDKDMDEELQLAIKMSLMQDEDPNVMIDLEPEEVRMSKQQKQVLGGAALSLARGYMLEYGGMSNDDIRELLQQTQDVDCGDVEHSFTQMYEHKDTSVAQNDKLQQDDNVQEILQSSETESDSDFIDVPTDDLDDSAPGVILPLNPSNHLKPLYNTVVDFTLDDLKLNKDKNQVVEVIIDKNKLGQKDEDDIFADVFESTSKGRTIDKLTTITLDEKLTSSTAQKSQSKTIPETVVCVKPAIKIKNVNDINKGLKEELERLKSCPAVIDLDKIDVTDVLEAQAPSVDAQKTEITIPNIKIDEEKTEFNKQLQEERNLPKPNKADVTFSSLEVHSIVSDGEDSDATVGYSPMKEVQKLVQASETGNAQLLQKAITSNADQSDPVYGTPKKGTLEQFVKSRTPGSDSKKSEPEEDLPKVPKPFFVNKTPTSSSKKRSNESERNSSPSKSARVSKELFPEQEPIPSTSKAPIPQATAVSAECLITEMADSLKDNKTPLELKRMALNLAQEERELEKEKNRQNRLGNSITEQMQNDCMELLKLFGVPFIVAPMEAEAQCAFLNQIEITDGTITDDSDIWLFGGKTVYKNFFNQQKLVLEFTIENIERLFQMDRKKLIQLALLVGSDYTTGIHGIGAVTALEILASFPSTPEKEGETSEIMSLLSGLRKFREWWNHGRNSSTGTRITLKSKLKNIEFSEGFPSSGVVEAYLYPTVDGSKEGLSWGYPDVERLLDFAKQKFGWASSKTNDILNPVLKRLDERKSQASIKNYFKVQSAVAYNQVKVSKRVQQAVDVMAGKAPAEPTKSPKKRPSRKKKANDVIVVEDLTSESKEVQNEEANLIEPMKPRGRKPTAGRGKKTASKAQSSIDTDKPSTSLSNISGIIANINDQSAEQLGESIVKNKKLAAKNKIPDFNPAITQRLKDQEEMANRKQRAIELFRKTHADSKSKKSRR; encoded by the exons ATGGGAGTTACCGGTCTTTGGAAATTAGTGGAGCAGTCCGGTAAACCCGTTCCGTTGGAGACGCTGGAAAATAAAGTTCTTGCTGTTG ATATATCCATTTGGCTTCATCAGGTGATTAAAGGTTTCCAGGATTCAAAGGGTAGCTCTTTGCCAAATGCACACGTACTAGGTCTGTTTCATAGGCTTTGTAAACTTATGTATTATCGCGTGAAACCAGTATTTGTCTTCGATGGGGGCGTTCCGATATTGAAAAAACAAACTATA ATCAAACGAAACCAGAGCAAAAGTAAATTTCACAATGAAGCCGATCGAATTCAGCAGCTTCTGCTTGAGACACTGGCCAAGGAAAAAGTTGTTCAACAAGCACTAGGTTCTGCTACTAGTTTGCTGGTTTCACCTACGAAGAAGGTTGGTAATAGCAGTAAAGAGCAGGGTGAGCCCGATGAAATGTTCAAGCTACCCCCGCTTAAGGACGACTCGCCGTTCAAAAGCTCTGATGAAGCGCAAACAAATTTAGATGACAGCACCAGTTCGTGGGACGAGAAAACCTCGAAGAACTACTATCATTTGAATTTGAACGCAATTGACGTAACCAGCGTTCATTTTAAGAATCTCCCAGCTGATGTTCGTCACGATATTTTGACCGATATCAAGGAAACCCGAAAGGAATCATCCTGGGGACGGTTGCACGAGCTTCCCGTGGAAAGTAATGATTTCTCGTCGTTCCAAATGAAACGATTGCTGAAGCGTCGTACGGTTCAAGTTGAGCTCGAAGAAGCCGAAAAGGAAATGGGTGGTAAATGTCTTTCCTTGGCCGAGCTTGAAGCATTGCTGTCCGAGGAAGGTGTTGATACATGCTCGGATAGGGCAGCACAAAAGATCGCTTCTGATGAAAACACAAGGTTTCTGCTGGTCAGAGATGTTCAGAAAGCAATTGAAAAAGCTAAAGCCAGAGAAGAAGAGGACAAAAATGCTCCGAAACCAGCAAAATTGGCAAAGGTGGAGGATAAAAAGTCCGATGTACTTGAGATTTTGGATGACAAAGACATGGATGAAGAGCTACAGTTAGCTATTAAGATGTCTTTGATGCAGGATGAAGATCCTAATGTGATGATTGATTTAGAACCGGAAGAAGTTCGAATGTCTAAGCAACAGAAACAAGTTCTTGGAGGTGCCGCTTTGAGCTTGGCTCGAGGCTATATGTTGGAATACGGCGGAATGTCGAACGACGACATTCGTGAATTGTTGCAGCAAACACAGGACGTGGACTGTGGAGATGTCGAACATTCTTTTACGCAAATGTATGAACACAAAGATACTTCTGTTGCACAGAACGATAAATTGCAGCAGGATGACAATGTGCAAGAAATACTTCAGTCATCTGAGACTGAATCGGATTCAGATTTCATCGACGTTCCAACAGATGATTTAGATGATTCTGCACCTGGAGTAATACTACCACTAAACCCCAGTAACCACTTGAAACCTCTTTACAATACGGTTGTAGACTTCACCTTGGATGATCTTAAGCTTAACAAAGACAAAAATCAGGTAGTAGAAGTGATCATCGATAAAAACAAATTGGGTCAAAAGGATGAAGATGACATCTTTGCTGATGTATTTGAATCTACATCAAAGGGTCGGACCATCGATAAACTAACCACCATCACATTGGATGAAAAGCTGACGAGTTCAACAGCTCAGAAG TCACAAAGTAAAACCATACCCGAAACCGTAGTTTGTGTAAAACCTGCCATAAAAATAAAGAATGTAAATGACATAAACAAAGGGCTGAAGGAAGAGCTAGAGCGGCTTAAGAGTTGTCCAGCTGTGATAGATTTGGATAAAATTGATGTAACGGACGTTCTGGAAGCACAAGCTCCGTCGGTAGATGCacaaaaaacagaaattacgataccaaatataaaaatagatgaagaaaaaacggaattcAACAAGCAACTGCAGGAAGAACGAAATCTGCCAAAACCAAATAAAGCTGATGTGACCTTTTCGTCATTAGAGGTCCACTCCATTGTGTCTGATGGTGAAGACAGCGATGCCACTGTTGGTTACTCTCCAATGAAAGAGGTACAGAAACTTGTGCAAGCAAGTGAGACAGGTAATGCTCAATTATTGCAGAAGGCAATAACTTCCAACGCCGATCAATCTGATCCTGTTTACGGAACACCGAAAAAGGGTACGTTAGAACAGTTCGTGAAATCCCGGACTCCTGGTAGTGACTCGAAAAAATCGGAACCTGAAGAAGATCTGCCTAAGGTACCCAAACCATTCTTTGTAAATAAAACTCCCACGTCTTCATCtaaaaaacggtcaaatgaaTCGGAACGCAATTCCAGTCCTTCAAAATCCGCTCGTGTCTCAAAGGAATTATTTCCGGAACAGGAACCGATTCCTTCGACAAGTAAAGCTCCCATACCGCAAGCAACCGCAGTTTCAGCAGAATGTTTGATCACCGAAATGGCAGACAGTTTAAAGGACAACAAAACTCCCCTGGAGTTAAAACGCATGGCTTTAAACCTCGCTCAGGAGGAACGTGAGTTGGAAAAGGAAAAGAACCGTCAGAATCGACTGGGAAATTCGATAACGGAACAAATGCAGAACGATTGCATGGAACTGTTGAAACTCTTCGGGGTACCTTTTATTGTGGCACCGATGGAAGCGGAAGCACAGTGTGCATTTTTGAACCAAATCGAGATTACGGATGGAACCATTACGGACGACAGTGATATCTGGTTGTTTGGCGGGAAGACCGTCTATAAGAATTTCTTTAATCAACAAAAGCTCGTGCTGGAGTTTACTATCGAAAACATCGAAAGGTTGTTCCAGATGGACCGCAAGAAATTGATTCAGTTGGCTTTACTGGTGGGCAGTGATTATACAACAG GAATTCACGGTATCGGAGCTGTGACGGCACTGGAAATTCTTGCATCGTTTCCATCCACTCCAGAAAAGGAAGGCGAAACGAGTGAAATAATGTCCTTGCTTTCGGGTTTGCGTAAGTTCCGTGAATGGTGGAATCACGGACGTAACAGTTCCACCGGAACGCGAATTACGCTCAAGTCGAAGCTGAAAAACATAGAGTTTTCGGAAGGCTTTCCTAGTTCTGGCGTAGTTGAAGCATACCTCTACCCGACGGTCGATGGAAGTAAGGAGGGTTTGTCTTGGGGTTACCCTGATGTGGAACGATTGCTCGATTTTGCTAAGCAGAAGTTCGGATGGGCAAGTTCAAAGACAAATGATATTCTCAATCCCGTGTTGAAGCGACTAGATGAGCGAAAATCGCAAGCATCAATAAAGAATTATTTTAAGGTTCAGAGTGCGGTTGCCTACAATCAGGTGAAGGTTAGCAAACGTGTTCAACAAGCAGTTGATGTAATGGCTGGTAAAGCACCAGCAGAACCGACGAAAAGTCCTAAGAAACGCCCTTCCAGAAAAAAGAAAGCTAATGATGTAATAGTAGTTGAAGATTTGACTTCAGAGAGCAAAGAAGTCCAAAACGAGGAAGCAAATCTAATTGAACCGATGAAACCAAGAGGTCGAAAGCCGACTGCTGGTAGAGGAAAGAAAACGGCATCGAAGGCACAGTCTAGCATCGACACAGATAAACCTTCCACATCCCTATCCAACATATCCGGAATAATTGCTAACATCAACGATCAATCGGCGGAACAACTTGGCGAGAGCATTGTGAAGAACAAAAAATTAGCAGCGAAAAACAAGATACCGGATTTCAATCCAGCTATTACGCAACGTTTGAAAGACCAAGAAGAGATGGCTAACCGGAAGCAACGTGCCATCGAACTATTTCGTAAGACTCACGCCGATTCAAAAAGCAAGAAATCACGAAGGTAA